GAGCAATGCTCAGGTTAAGAAGGATTATACTCGTTTTTATGTAAAAGTAAAGCCAAAAGGCTTAGGCCTTGCTTTAGCAATGACAGCTGGACGATTAAAAGCAGGCACAGGTCGTATTACAGAAAAACGAGTAGAATTTCAAAGAAAAAGAGTACTGTCTGAAATTGATAGAAATGCCAGAAACCCACAATGGAGCGCACCAGGAGGAATGGCGATTTATACAGGTACCTTTGGTAAAAACCATCCTTATGGTAGTAGTGGGTATGGGTTAATCGAAAATAACAAGAACTTCAAATTAAAAGAATTTAAAGAACGATATAACAAAATTGTATATGCAGATAACACAGTGCTCTTTCTGGTAGGTAATTTTGATGTAGAAGATGCTAAAAAACAAATAGAGACATATTTCAGGAGCCTTCCTTCAAAAGAAAAAGATCATAAGATCATTAAACCCACAAAGCATGTAGAAGCCAATATAACAATGAAAGCTCCTCATCCCAAAGACACTATACAAACAATGGTGTTTTCCTGGGCAGTACCCAAATGGGGATCTCGTGATGATGGTACTTTAAAACTTATAGCGAGCATACTCGATATTCGACTTAAAGACAAAAGTCGTTTTCCAAAATCATTTATAAAAAATACGGTTTCTACAGATATGTATGAGTTTGCAGGACAGTTTGCAATACGTACTACTTTTACTTCTGTAAAAGATAGCACACAAATAGAACACCTTGTTTTGGATAAAGTAAACGAATTTATAGAAACTGGAGTTATAGAAGCAGAACTAATAAATGCCAAGCAAGGTGAAATTAGTGACATAAAAGAAATGCAACAACGACTAGGTTTTCAATGGAGTAGGACAGAACTGTTGGGAGAAAGCTTTTTGTTTACAGAAGACCCAGGATTTTATGTTAAGAGACTCGAAGAGCAATTACAACTAACCAGGGAGGATGTGAAAAAAGGAGCAGAAAAATGGCTAAAGCGAAAACCGTTTAGAGTATTATTTGTTTCAGACAAAAAGGAATAAGTACTTTTTATGAATTCGATAGCATCTTGTTTCAGTATTTTAGCGGTGTAGTATGTACAATACAAAAGAAATGCTAATACAAAACTATCAACCCGGTTGGATTCATGATTTTAATAGTATTAAAGAAGTGATTAAAGAGGCGCTTCGGAATACAGAAATTACTATCGAACATGTTGGCAGTACTGCAGTTAAAGACTTAGCGGCAAAACCTATTATTGATATCGATATTGTCTACGGTAAAAACGTGGCTTTTGAAACAATACAAAGAGGATTAGAAGAACTGGGGTATTATCACAATGGAGATCAGGGAATAAAAGAAAGAGAAGCTTTTAAGCGAAAAAAAACAGATACCAAGCATACCATATTAGATTTTATCACACATCACCTTTATGTTTGTCCGCTTCATAGTAAAGAATTACAAAGACATTTAATGTTCAGGGATTATTTGATAAAGAATGCAAACGAAAGAGAAGCATACCAAAAAATTAAACTCGAAATAGCCAAAAAAGCAAACCAAGATCAAAAAGTATATGCCAAATTGAAGGAGACTATGGCAAAGGAGTTTATTGAATCTGTTCTTAAAAAAGCTAGAGAAGAGAATACATAAAATACGATAATATATAAATACTGTTGACATAGGGTTGTCATCATTGTATTTTATTTTTGTTTTATACGATTAGAAAACTGTTGGTTACGGTTAGTTTAATTTGTAAATCGTATACTAAAAGAGAGTACATGATGAAGCACGAATGGAGAAAAAAAGAAAAAGGAGTGTATATACCCAAAAACACCCCCGAAATTATTAAAATTCCCGAATATAATTTTCTTACTATCGAGGGAGAAGGCAATCCTAATAATGAATTCTTTTCAGAGTATATTGGTATACTGTATGCGATTTCATACGCGATAAAAATGGGATTAAAAAAACAAGAAACTATACCCAAAGGATATTTTGATTATACAGTTTATCCGTTAGAAGGGATTTGGGATATTAATGAAGCAGCAAAGGTTACATACAAAGGTACTATTGATAAAGATGACCTGGTTTTTAAATTAATGATCAGGCAACCCAACTTTGTTGATGATGAATTAGCGAAATACATGATTGATCAAACCAAAAAAAAGAAACCTCATGTATTATTAGAAAAAGTAAGATTTGAGAAGATAACAGAAGGCAAGTGTATACAAATGATGCATTTGGGAAGTTATGACAATGAACCTGAAAGTTTTAAGGTGATGGAAGAATTTGCTGAAAAAGAACATCTCTACAGACCTTCTAAAGTACATAGAGAAATTTACCTATCTGATTTTAGAAAAGTACCCGCCGAAAAGTTAAAAACAGTTTTACGGTTTAAAGTAGTTTCAAAGTAATTTATATAGAACACAAAGTATCACTTTCAAAATTAAAAAGCTTAGAGATTCATTATGGAGTTATAATATAATTTACTTTATCAACTCCTGTGTTTCCGGTAACTGGGTGATAGGCATATACGACAAGCTCATAACTTCCTGTAGTGTCTATATTGATTGTACCTTCAAACAGGTTGGGTGAATTGACCATAAGATCTATTTCATCAATTTTGGCACCGTCTTTTTTTAGGATTCCTTTTACTTCTATTAGATTGGCATCCCAAAGGCCACCATCACTAATAGTACAACCACACATCATTACAATATTAGATTGCACGGCAATACTTTTTTTGTCAAGAGTTTTTAATGAGATAAACTGATGTGTTCTTGGCGCCAAAATATCAACTACAAAACCTGGAATCTCGATTACAATTCCGTCTCCCAAAATATCTTTTCCAGGAATTATCCATAACGCTGTTGATGCGTTTACTGTAGCTTGCTTTTTATTTACAGGAGCAAATACCTCTATGGTTACAAAAACAGGTTCCGATATATCTAATTCTGCTAGAAATCCCGAGGTCTTATTGTCTGTAATCCTTACATTTCGTTTTCGCGGTGTTTTCATGATCAGGGTTGTATTTCCTGTACCACCACTGGTTTTACCTTGTGAAAGAATTTCACCTGTAAGCTGATTACGTATAATGATATAAGCACCCCCAATAGAGTTACCTATAAATTTTGCATCTTTTGCTTTTGCTCTTACCATGACTTTGGTAGGGGTAGCAAATGCAGTATAACTAAAAAGGGTTACTAAAACGGCCAATATTGTTTTTTGGATCATGATCATTTGTATTTTGTAGTGAATGCGGGTATGGTTTCTTATAGCTGATCAAAAATAATAAAGATTATAGCAAAGCAATATGTGTAACGGCTATAAAAATATCTTAAACTTATCTTTCTTTTATCATAAGTGTAATTATTGCATCAGGCACTTTTTTGAAGCGTAGCATATAAAAAAAGTGTTTCGACAGGTCTGCTCTGAGCTTGTCAAAACGCTATGTCACAGTATATTTCGAGATGCTATTGTAACAAAACCTGTTATGGATCGTCGACACTAATACATCAAAAAACGTATCGTAATGAATTCAAATCAAAAAACAGGAAGAATTGCAGGATTAATATTTCTTATCATCATAGCCGCTGGCATGTTTGCAGAATTTTTTGTTCGCCAAAAGATTTTTGTAACCGATGATCCTGCTGCGACTGCAGCTAATATCGCTAATAATGGGTGGTTATATCGACTAGGAATTGTTAGTGATTTGGTGATGATTCTTGCATTTTTCTTCTATCCATTAGTTTTAGATAGAGTGTTTAAGCATGTTAATAAAGAGCTATCCAGACTTATGGTGTCGTCGGTTATGATCTCTGTGGCGATATTATGTGTTACAATGCTTGCAATGATAGCACCTTTGTTACTAACTAGTGGAGCTGATTATATGGTAGGATTTACTACCGATCAGATAAACGGTTTGGTTACGTTCTTTCTAAAACTACATACCAATGGTTATGTTATTTCACAGATATTTTATGGGTTGTATTTGTTTCCACTTGGATATATGATTTTTAAATCTGGTCTTGCTCCAAAGATTATTGGGGTGTTGTTGATACTTGGATGTATTGGTGATCAGATCGATGTGATCAGATATTTCCTTTTCCCGGATAGCGAGTCGGTAGTATTACAAAACATAACTATACCTGCAGACCTGGGAGAGATGTCATTATGCTTATGGTTATTGATTATGGGACTGCGAAATAAGAAAGTAGAAACAGAAAGTGTTGCTTAATTGCCGCAGATGTTAAAAGGCATTGTTGCCAAAAATTATTCTAACTAAATGAGTATGTAGTAAAGAGTGCTACGTAGAAGTTAGTTTAGATGCTGTTTTTAATTCAATATTTATTAGTACAATTAAAATAATGATTTCTACTATAATATATCCCCAACCAAAAGCAGTTATTTTCTGGTAATGTTGAAATGCTACACCTATTGAAATAAAGCAATATATAAGATTCATCAAAGCAATAGCAGTTAAGAAATATCTCTGGTTTTTCTTAACCTTTAGATAGCAATACAAATCATAGAGTGCAAAAATACAAGGAAAAAAAGCAAGAATGTAAAGTGCTTTTGCAGGGATCCCGAAAATGCTTTCGAGTTTTACCAAAACAACTCCTAATAAAAAAGCAGAAAGTAGTGCTCCTAAACCATCGATTAGAAAAAGCCGTTTAGGATGCACGACCATTTTATTGATAACCTGTCGAAAAACCATAGTTTTCTTGTCGTATTTAGATTAGATGCCAATGTATAAGGTGTAACCTGTTTATACAAGTATACAAAGAAATAATATATAGAATAAAATCTACTTGATAATTGTCAACAAGTACTATTATACTATTACATTCATTAGGTTTTCTGTTTTGTTTTTGTGAATGAAGAAATGGTGTAGATTTAATGATGTGTTTGTTTTCGATTAAAATATCGCCTTAGTACATAATTCCTTAAAATGCTTAAAACAGTTAAGTAAATAGTTAAGATTATATTTTTACCAGAATTGTTTTCTATGCCCAATATTGGAAATATGATATGCAGTGAAATCATGGTGATAAAAAAACCAATACTTACATTAGCTAGACTTTCTATAAAAGATTGTTTTTTAGTTTGCATTGTGTAATAGTCGAATTTTTGATGATGTGTTGTATTTATCTATTTCGATAATCCTGTAACCAAAAACAGTAGTATTGATTTCTATAGTATTTAGAGTTTTTTCTACTTGATAAGAAACAGCAGGAGTAATGTGTTGCGTAATATTTTTATGAAGTACAGTACTCTCCATATGATAGTGCCCACAAAAAATTGTAATCTTATTTGGGCGATTCTCTAATAGAGAGATTACACTCGCTCTGTTTTTAAGTTTTCCAATTTCATCAACTTTCAAATTAAGACCAATAATGGGATGATGTACAAAAATGATAATCGGGGTTGTCGAAATAAGTTCTTTTTCAAGCCATAACAATTGTTTCTCATCAATTATTCCTTCTGAGGAATCTAAGTATATGAATTTGTAATACTCTGTTATAGTGCTGCTGTATAATTTTTCTGAATCGTAATCAGCACCTTTGTTATAATATTTTGAAATTTCAGAAAACGTATCATGATTCCCCAAAGTAATTGATAAGGCCTTAGTTTTAAGTTGTTCGAAGAAATATGGGATTCCTTTGTTTTCGCCAATGTCTCCTGTACAAACAATCCTGGTAATCTTTTTATCTTCTATATCCTTTACAATACTGTCGAATTTTTTTCTAGCCAGTATGCCATTTTTTAATGGGTATTCTTCATCTAAATGCAAATCGGTTATATGTGCTATTTTTTCATACATAAACTTTTGTTTTAATGAGAACAAAAATAGATATGCATTGTATGATGGATTTATAAAATCTTGCGGATTTTATAAATTTTTTCTGTATTGAGTAGGAGTAGAGCCTGTGTGTTTTTTAAATAGGTTAGAGAAGTAAGACGTATTATCAAAACCACATTCGATGGCAATTTCAAAAATAGAATCTTTAGAATATCGTAATCTATGCTTTGCTTTTGCTAAACGAATAGTAGTTAAATATCCCAACGGCGTAGTCCCGTTAATTTCGGTGAATAATCGGTGTAAATAATACTTGCTGATACCAATATCTCTACTCATACTCTCTAGCGAGATATCTTCACTAATACTATCATTTAAATATTCTTTGGTTACCGAAATTAATTTAAACAGTTCTTTTTTTGTATTGTGTTTTACTATTTTTAATGTTGCAAACCCGGTATCAATATTAGCTTGTTCTTGTACAATTGCCTCAGAGATACGAATGAATAAATTCTCCATTTGTCGATTAAAATCGAGTAGGTTATGCTCATAGAGATTAGTGATTTTATCCAATAAAAACCCTACTTCATTATTTGATTTTTTCTGAGTCACTTCAAGAAATTCAAGTTGTGATGTATCATTAGTGTGGTATTTGTATATTTCACTGATTAGTTTTGGGGATAAAAAGAAAGATAATCCTTTTGTCCCTTTTTTTGCTTCGGTAGTAATGCAGCTATTATTATTTATAATTAGATATTGATTTTTTGTAATCTTAATGTCTTGATTGTCGAAATTATAGTATTTAGTTCCTTCGATAACATACTTTAAAGAATATGTAGAGGCATATGATATAGAAATATCATCATGGTGCTTAGCGTATAGTATCTTATTCTCTAATTGATTTGTAAATGTTGGAGTAGTTGTTATTTCTTCAAGTTTTATCATAAAATAAAATCAATTATAAATCAAAAGATTTGATGTATAGCGTTTAAAGCATTAAACTTATGATTAATTACCAAAACTGTATTAATTATGATCACTGTTACAAAGCGTTTTTTATTTTAAAATTTTGCTCATTACTTTATCATATCGTGTGTCCATACAAACACTAATATCTGTTGTCATAAATTTCCCATTATAGAAAAGGCTAAAAATGGTTGCCGGACTTGGAGCAGATTGAGCCTGTTTCATGGTTTCTAATTTAATTATTTTTAATGGAATTTTTCTTTTTTTTGCAGTTTCGATCAGAGAGTTTTTTGCGTGAAACTCTGCAAAAGGGCAACGATTAGAATAATAAACTACAATTCCATTTTTTTCAGAACATTCTCCGCTTTTTACAGATTCATTAAATTTTGGCAATTCGGCTTTCGGATTTATTTTTTTTGCTAAAAGACTAAATCCACTCGAAATTCTTTCAATCTCCTCAAACCCTTGCTTTAGAAACCATTTTGTATCACTCATAAAATGAAACTTCTTAGTACCTACAACGGTGACTAACCCATCTTTTCCTTGACTCTTGGCGTCGTCAATTGCTGTTTTTAAGAGTTCTTTTCCATATCCATTCTTTTTGAATTTTCCAGACACCCAAAAGCAATTAATATTCAGGTAATTAGATGCTTTAATTGGAATCCAGGCATTTTCTGCGGGGCCGTATTCTATAAATACTTTCGCTCTTTCATTAATTCGCCTAAATACATATCCGTTATTGAATTCTTTAGTCAACCAATCTTTTTTGGCCTGATAACTATCAGAACATTTCTTATCAGATATTGCGCAGCAAATATGCTCTGTCGATATGTTTTCTGTATTTAAATCGATTAACTGTTCCATTTTTGCTTTTTTTCTTAATGAAGCCTAATGTAAATGTATGTGTTTAAGTAAGAAAAACATAGCTGTATCAATTGATTATTCAGTATCTATCTTATATTTCAGCATGATCTCTTATTTTTTTGGATTAGGGGGGCTTTTTATATCTACAAATTTAGTTGACTTGATAGATGATCAAGTCACCTCTTGTTACCTCTTCTAATTAGAGCGTACCGATTTAAATTTACCAATAAATAGTGTGATTAGTAGTATTCCTATTCCTATAAATGAGCCTTTAGCCAGATCAGATAATTCTATATAATGCGAAAATATTTGCGTGAATGCAATTACCAGTAACCCCATTGATAATAGCATTAATGATTTTTTTCTAATCATACTATCTATTTTTATTGTTTTCATAATTAGTATTTCAATAATACTATTTGTTACAGCATTTATTTCAAATTTTGAGTTGTTCATTCCCTTTTCATCTTCCATTTTTTTAATCCACCAAAAAAATATAGAAACCCTATTAGTGTTGCCAAAATTCCCATAGTAGGAAAAAAACCATTCAGCATAGAAAAAAACAACTCTGAAATACCGCGTAATAGATAAATTCCTGCTATTAGAAATACGCCAATTTTTAAAAATGGAAGTTTCTTAAATGTATTACCGGCAGAAAGCCCATATAACCCAAATACAAAAAACACTGTTGTAACCAGAAGAGTTGCTACGTATGGGATAGAAAAATGAATTTGTGACAATTCTGCCATTTTTTCATCAATTCCAAAAACCCTAAAAACCTTTTCGATCCAAAACAAGGCGATTAAGTGAGTAATTGCTATTCCTATATTTAAATATCCTCCCAGCTTTAACATATTTTCTGTCTTTTAATTTTTTCGATTTTCGACAATAGTCTTATCTAGTTGGTACAATTCAACCATTTGCTTTTGCATAAACTTTTCTGGTGTATATTTTAGGATAAAATTTCTAATGATTTCATTAAATCGATTTGTTATTGCAATTTTTGATGTAATCCTGGATTGCTTAACTAATTTTTCGACTTTCGATTTTCTATACGTGTAAAAATCATTGTAAGCAGTTTCTAAGCTACTAGATTTTTTAATGAAGTTAACTATATAAAAAGCATCTTCGATTGCTTGAGCACCACCTTGTCCCAAATCAGGAGTCATACTATGTGCTGCATCACCAATAAGGCAAATATTTTGTGTATTCCATTTTTGTAGCAGCTCTAAATCCGAAAGGTCGCCTCTAATGATTTTGTCGATTGATGTATTTTTAATCAAGTCATTAACGAGGGGATGATACCCCGAAAACATATTCGTTAATTTGTCCTTTAGGTTTTCTCTATCATCCTGCAAATTAGGTTCGCTTAATTTTACGGCAAACCAATATACTTTTCCTTCAGATATTTTAGATATTCCGAATTGAAACTTTTGCCCCCATAACGTAAAACCAACCGATTGTAGTTCGCTATTTAAATTATAATCAGAAACCCCTCTCCAGCAAGTTTGCCCGGTATACCTTATTTTACTATTAGGAAATAATTGTTTTCTTACACCAGAATTAATACCGTCTGCACCAATAATGGATCTGGTTTGAATTGAAGTCCCGTCTGTAAAATTAACTTTTAGGGATTTGTCACTATTTTGGAAATATTCTTTGAAGGTTTTATTAAGTTCTATATTTTCCTGCTTTACGTATTTGTATAAAATTTGCTGTAGTTTTCCTCTATGAATTGCCATTGTAGTGTATCCAAATTTTTCTTGAACAAACTTCTGGTCAGAGTTGGATATTGGTTTTAATTTGTGATCAGCTACTAAAATTCGGTTGAAACTATTTCCAGAATCTCGAATTTCTTTTAATAACTCAGGATTAATCCACTCTAATACTTGTAGTGCATTTGGTGATAACCATATTCCGGCTCCTACTACTTTTAAAGACGCTGCTCTTTCGTATAATGTATAGGGAATATTTAATTTATCAAAGGATAGCGCTGTTACAAATCCTCCTATTCCTCCTCCAATGATTGATATATTATTTGCCATTATTTTGTATTACCAGTAAATCCCCTATTTTTTTAACCTACCAAGTTCTTCTAATGATATGAATTTGTTTCACCTTAGATGTATACAAAGGTCAGTTCAAATTATTAGTTATCATTTGATATAGATCAAATTTTGCTATTAAGTTTTCGTATTCTACTCAACGTTTCAAGAGTTATTCCCAGGAAGGATGCAATATGTGTTAATGCTATTCTTTGGGTAATATTTGGATAAGCAGATAAAAGGCTTTGGTATTTTTGTTCGGCAGATTGAAACTGAATAGAAACAATTCGTGCCTGAAGTTTTAGCATTGTCATAGTCGCAACTGTTTTACTTAATCGCTCAAAATCGTGATGCTTATCAGATAATTTTAAAGTACTATCTCTAGAGACTTCTAATAGTATAGTATCTTCTAGTACTTCTATATAATGTGGACTCGGAATGTTTTGAAAAAAACTATTGATAGCACAAATAAAATCCTTTTCAAAAGCAAACCAATCGGTAATATCTTTTCCGTCATTTAAATAATAAGCCCTGGCACAACCACTTACAATAAAAAAGGCCTTATCAGAATATTGTCCTTCCTTTACTATTGCATCTCCTTTTTTAAGATTTAATATTTTAGAATGATTAGAGAATTCTAATTTACATGCCGAAGTTAAAGGAGAATACTTCTCGCTAATCAGATCTATGATTTCTTCCTTATTCATAAATGTAGTATTTGGGTTCAAGAATTTTTAGAAAGAAGAAGAACAAGTAATTATTAATAGCCATTTTAAGTATGTATTTTATTTTTTTGGTAGATACAATTTCATATTTTCAATTTCTAGTTTGTCTAAATGCCCCATTTTACTTTTATCTTTTGTAATTAAGTGCATATGTAGATATGAATCGTGATGTGTAAAAACTCCTTTATGCTTGGTCGAGAAAAATCCAACAATTTCGGTCTCTTCGTTTTTTAGTTCATAATTTGTCTGTCCTTGGTGAGCTTCATCTGGTGAAGAAACTTTTGTGCCTTCAGGCAGGTTTTGAACGTGAATGATTGCCTTTGAAACATTTCCAATTAGCTTGAAAGCAAATGGTCGTTTGTTTTCGGTTGTTCTCTCGTCAATAAACTTCTCTAGGTCCTGGGTTGTTGTAATATTTGAAGGTAATTCAATTTCATCCCATTCGTTTATATTTGCATAAACAAAGAAAGGTGCTGAAACATTAAACCTTTTTTCAACTACCATAGTAGAATCAGAAGTTACTTTAGAAACGTAGTTTTGTCCGTTATTAATCAGTAGTTCACCTGTGAGATAACTTTCAGGTCCAAGTCCGTAAAGTCCTTTTTTGTTCGAAATGGTGTCAAGGTCAATACTGCTACTCAACTCTCCTTTCCACATCACATTTTTCATCGCTCCAACAATTATTATGTCAGAATAGGTATCATCCGAAATGGTTTCTTTTTTAACCGAATTGCAACTTAACAACACTCCGGATACAAATAGTCTGATTACTACTTTTTTTATGATCATTTATTTCTTGTTTGTCCTTTTTTAAATCACTTCAATAAATACAAGCTTTATGATATTGCATTTTCTGTAAAAGTTTTTTCCATGATTACATATTCAATTCCACCTTTCTTAAATTTTTTATCTGTAGGTTTTAAGCCAAATCTCTCATAGAATTTTGATTTTTCTATTCGAGCATTACACCATAATTTTTTAATGCCTTCTTTCTTTATTAAATCTATTATATTTTTTAATAGAATTGTTCCATATCCTAATCCTTGAAATTCAATTAATGTTGCGAATTTTCTAAATTGCACTTCATTTCTCTCTACGAATAAGGATATTATTGATGTTATTTCTCCATTTACAAATAAACCAAAATGCCTCGCATGTTTATCATTTGGCAATTCTACATATGCTATCGGTTTATTTGGCCACATAACTTTATGTCGAATTGGTAAAGTTTCGGAGGAGGTAATTTGTTTAATTTCAAGAATTTTATTTTTCATTTATAATTGGTGGTTTTACTAGATTTTGATAATCAACCACACCATTCCGATTCCAGAAGATAAAACCCCGCCTATTATAAAAATCATTGGAAAATAGTTTTTCCAAAACTCACTATTCATCATTATTTCGTATTGATTACCTTTTTTTAAGTATATAATATCAATCAACTGATTAATCCGTTTTGGATCTGAACTAGAGTTCAATTTTTGTGTTGTTTCTATTCCATTTATGTCAGTAAACCTTACAATCGGAAAATGATATACACTAGAATATCCATCAATATCTTCACTACGTTCTTTAATAAAGTCAACTATTTCTGCTTTTGTTTTAATTCCGTTGGTTTCAATTCTAAGGTTTGAATTTCGGATATAATACCCAGCATATAAAAATCCACCACCTACTATTAAAAAAACAAAAGCCCCGATTAGATTTTCCATTTCAATTATTAATTATTCAAAATACCAAATATATGAATAAGAGTAAGGTAAATAGACTTAAATCGATCAATCGTACTACATTTTTTTCATCCCTATTAAACAGATAAAATTCAGTACTAAATTACTCTGGTTTTATAAAGTATAATATTATGTGCTCGTTTTTACTTTTCTGCGATTAATTCGATCCGTTCACAATTTAACCGAAACATTTTTCCGTTTTCAAAAAGATAAATAATATCATCATTTTCATTTGGTATAGAACGCTCCATAGTTCCATCATTTATTTCACGCATCGATTTGGGAAAAAATGTAATTACACTTATTATGTTTTCGTCTTGTGGAAATTTATGATTATCTCCATCAATTGAATTTTGGAAATTGACATTTTGATGAATAAAAGTGAGTTTATTGTACTCATTTTCATGAACCCAATCTCCATGTGATTTGATAAATACAATTCGAACAGTGTTATCTAACTCTAATATTTCTTTGAATTCAAAATTATTATGCAAGTCAATATGAATTCCATTTAATTGGACTGCATAGTTTTCTTCAATTTTAAAGTTTATGTCCATTAATCATCATTCATAAACCGAAGCACCTTTTAAAATATGCATAAAGTTTTCCCAAGTTGGTTGGTCTGCATCAATATTCATTTCCATATTATCATAAAAGCCCTGAATGTCTTCTGTGTACGCAATCATACTTTCTAAAAAATCAGAAAGATTACTATTTTCCCATTCAGATTGATTGTTATCAAAATCGGTTTTAAACTCTTCAAGAAATTTTATGAATTCAATTCTTGTCATTACATTTCTTTTATATAAGTAGCTAAATTAGTAAATCTTTAAGGATACTGTGATATTTAAATCCTTAACAGAATTGCGAGAGCCTCAACGCGTTGATTATACATTGCGTTGGGCTA
The sequence above is a segment of the Aquimarina spinulae genome. Coding sequences within it:
- a CDS encoding acetolactate decarboxylase gives rise to the protein MIIKKVVIRLFVSGVLLSCNSVKKETISDDTYSDIIIVGAMKNVMWKGELSSSIDLDTISNKKGLYGLGPESYLTGELLINNGQNYVSKVTSDSTMVVEKRFNVSAPFFVYANINEWDEIELPSNITTTQDLEKFIDERTTENKRPFAFKLIGNVSKAIIHVQNLPEGTKVSSPDEAHQGQTNYELKNEETEIVGFFSTKHKGVFTHHDSYLHMHLITKDKSKMGHLDKLEIENMKLYLPKK
- a CDS encoding GNAT family N-acetyltransferase is translated as MKNKILEIKQITSSETLPIRHKVMWPNKPIAYVELPNDKHARHFGLFVNGEITSIISLFVERNEVQFRKFATLIEFQGLGYGTILLKNIIDLIKKEGIKKLWCNARIEKSKFYERFGLKPTDKKFKKGGIEYVIMEKTFTENAIS